The following nucleotide sequence is from Phycisphaerae bacterium.
ACGTTCCACCTGTGCTCAGGCAGGTATCGTGCGAAGGAGTGCATCCGCTCCGCCGCCGCGCCGACGCCGGGCGGATACCAGTACGAAATCAGCAGGATGTTCCGCATAGTGTCGGCGGTCGACGGCATCCCCACACTGAAACGTCAAAAAGTCAAAACGTCAAAAAAGGCGATGTGAGGCAGCAGCAAGTCAATCCGGTACGATGCGGCGATGGCGGCCATGACCGGGCTACATGTGGTGATCGTCCCCTCGTGGTGGCCGTCGCCGGAACAGCCGATCAACGGCATCTTTCATGTAGACTATGCGCGGGCCTTCGCCGCGGCCGGGGCCAGGGTCGGCATCGTCGTCCCCGATCAGGTCAGCCCGCGATGCCTTGGGGCTGGAACGTCGATCCCCTGGATTCCGCGAATCACGCGCGAACGCATCGCCGGACCGCCGGATATCCCCGTCGTTCGTATTCGTGGGCTTCACACCGCCCTCGGTCAGCCGGGGATCCAGATGCGACGCTATCGTCGGTGGCTGGCGCGTGGCCTGGACATCTACGCCGCCGAACATGGCGAACCGGATATCCTCCATGCGATGTGCGCGATCCCCGCCGGCTGGGCCTGCACGCATTTGTTTCATCGCTGGGACACGCTCGCCAGACACGTCGTCGTGACGGAAAACACCGGCCCGTTTTCGCTGGTCCTGTCGCCAAGAAAGGGCGAGGCGTACGTTCGCGCGGGACTCGCGAGGGCTACCGCCATCATCGCCGTCAGCGAGCCGCTCCGCCGCGACATGCGCGCGGCGGGGATCAATGTATCGATCGACGTTGTTCCCAACCCCGTGGAAGAAATCTTTGTCGGCAGCCCGCCGCCAAATGTCCTCCGCGATGCCGACAAACGACCGCTCTATCGCGGCCTGTTCGTCGGGCGGCTGACGGGGCTTAAGGGAATTCAAGAACTCGTGCAGGCGGCAATTGTCCTTTCGCAGGATACAGCGTATGCCGTGGAATGGCACTTTGCGGGTTACGGAGAATTGGAACCGGGCGCGCGGCAGCGGTTTGCCGAAGCCGGCCTATCGGGACAGGCGGTCTTCCACGGCCTACGCGAGAAAAAAGCCGTAGCGAACTTAGTGGCGGCGTCGCACTTTCTCGTCCTGCCCAGCCATGGCGAGAATTGCCCCCTCGCAATCTGCGAAGCCCTCGCGAGCGGTCGCCCCGTGATCGGCACGCGCGGCACCGGCTGTGAGCCGTTGATCGGCGAAGGAGACGGCGAGCTTTGCGACGTCGGCAACGCCCGAAGTCTGGCCGACGCCGTTCGCCGACTCCTGGCCGATTATTCAAGATGGGATTGGCGGGCGATCGCGGCGCGTGCGAGGGCTCGCTTCTCGTTTCAGGCAGTTGCGGAGAGGTATGGGGACATCTTTCGAAGGGTAGGAGAATGTCGAATAGCGAATAGCGAATAGCGAAAAGAAGACGGGACACCGCGGGCCTTTTGTTTCGCTATTCGCCATTTATCCTTCGCTATTTCTATCATGTGCGGCATCACCGGACTCATCTTTGACCATCTCGATCCGCGGGGCGCGGCCACTCTGACCGCCATGACCCAGCGGCTCTACCACCGCGGGCCCGACAGCGGCGGGGCCGTCGTCGTCGGCCTCGGTGGCAAGCCGGTGATCGAACGCCGCCTGGGACCACCGGGGGAGCCGGTCGCGTGGGAATACCTACCGGTGCAAGTCGGCCTTGGCGCGCGGCGGCTGGCGATCATCGACCCGTCCGAGGCTGGTCATCAGCCGATGTCTTCGCCGGATGGGAACGCGTGGATCGTGTTCAACGGGGCGATCTATAACTTCCGCGAATTGCGTGCGGAGTTGATGACGTACGGGATGAACTTTCGCGGCGGGAGCGACACCGAAGTCCTGCTTGCCGCATATCGTGCGTGGGGCACTGCGTGTTTCGAGCGGCTCGAAGGAATGTGGGCGGTTGCGGCTTACGACATTCCCGCGGGCCGCGTCATCCTCAGTCGCGATCGACTGGGGATCAAGCCGCTCTACGTCGCGAGATTTGATGAGGGGCTCTCTTTCGCGTCAGAGATCAAGGCGCTCTTGGAAGTGCCCGGCGTTTCTCGAGCGATCGAGCAAACGATGCTCCGCGACTTTCTCGCGCGCGGTCTCGTGGATCACACCGATAGCACGCTCTTCGATGGCATCTGGGCCATCCCGCCGGGTTGTACGGTCGTGCTGGAAATTCGTGGCTCGCAACCCAAGGCCGCGCGCCGCGGAATGATCGAGCGGTATTGGACTCCGGGTGCGGCGATCGCCCGCGAAAGTCCAACGCCGGATGGCATTCGTGAGTCGTTGTCGGCCGCCGTCGGTTCGCATCTTGTCAGCGATGTGCCCGTCGGCTCATGCCTTTCCGGCGGATTGGACAGCTCGACGATTGTCTCGCTGGTGCATCGGCTCGCCGCCGAGGATGCATCTAAGACCCCGCACTGGACACAAAACGCCTTCACCGCCGTTCTGCCCGGTTCGCCACTTGATGAATCGCAATTCGCCGAAGCCGTCATCCACGCCTGTGCCGGGCTGCACTGGCGCCGCACTGAGCCGACCGCCGCGCGCTTGCAACGGGACATGGAATCGCTCGTCCGGCACCAGGAGCAACCGTTCGGCTCGCCTTCGATTTACATGCAATGGGAAGTCATGCGGCTGGCGCGCGAAACGGGGGTCACGGTGCTGCTCGACGGCCAGGGCGGCGACGAATTGTTCTGCGGCTATGAAGGATACATTCCACCCTACGTCGCACATCTGCTCGCGCACGGGAAGTTCGGCCGTGCGTGGCGCGAGTATCGCGGCGCGACGCATGAAGGGCATTTTCGCAGCACGGCCTTGTTCGGGCACGTCGTTGCGCATTTACTGCCACCCGGCGCGCGGGACTCAATGCGGAAGGGACGGGACCGGCGAAAGTCGGACTGGCTTTCGGGCGAGCTATTCGATGTTGAGGAACCCACGGGAATCTGCGAGGGGCTCGGATTGAAGGACGAGCGCGCCGATCCGCTGGCGGAATCGCGGTTTCAGGAGCATCTTTGGTCGATCCTCCTCTCCGAGAGCCTGCCCGCGCTGCTCCGCTATGAAGACCGCAATTCGATGGCCTTTTCCATCGAGGCCCGCGTGCCCCTGCTGGATCGTCGCGTCGTGGAAATGGCCATGTCGATTCCCATTCAGGAAAAAATTCGCGAAGGGCGCCTCAAGGCGATTTTGCGAGAGGCGGTGCGGGACATCGTGCCGAAAGCGATTGTCGAACGCCGTGACAAGATCGGCTTTTCCGCCCCGACGGCCGCCTGGCTGCGCGGCGACCTTCACGACTGGTGGCTCGACATGCTGACCTCCAAGAGCTTTCGCGATCGCGGCTGCTTCGCCCCGAAGGGCGTTGTCCGCGTCATCAAACGCTTCGAGTCCGGCGATGATGCTGCGGCGATGCCGATCTGGAGAATGGCCATCGTCGAACAATGGGCCCGCCAGTTTCTCGACAAGGCCCCGGCCTGATCGACGCCGCCGACCGCCCGTTGACGGCCCGATTCAGTTTCTTACCATGCCTTCGTGGCATTCAACCGTGCATCCCGCCTCGACCAGCTACCGCCCTATCTCTTCATCGAGATCGACCGCAAGAAGCGCGCCGCGATTGCCGCCGGGAAGGATGTGATCGACTTCGGCGTGGGAGACCCCGACCGGCCCACGCCGAAATTCATCATCGACAAAATGGCCACGGCGATCTACGAGCCGAAGAACCACCGCTACGCCTTCGACACTGGCGTGCCGGAATACAAAGAGGTCGCTGCCGCGTGGATGCAGAAGCGATTCGGCGTCCGCGTCGATGCCAAGACCGAAGTCCTCGCCCTCATCGGCAGCAAGGAGGGGCTCGGACATCTGCCCCTCGCGGTCATCAACCCCGGCGATGTCGGCCTGATCCCGACGCCCGGCTACCCGGTCTACAACGCCGCGACGATCTTTGCCGGCGGTTTGCCGCACTACATGCCGCTGACCGAAGAGCGCGGTTTCCTGCCTAACCTCGACGAGATTCCGACGGATGTACTTGATCGCGCGGCCCTGATGTTTCTGAATTACCCGAACAATCCGACCGGGGCGATCGCGTCGCCGGCTTTCTATGAAAAGTGCGTCGCCCTGGCACGGAAACACGACTTCGTGATCTGCTCTGACGCCCCTTATTGCGAGATGTACTTTGATGAGGCCGACCGGCCGCACAGCATCCTCGAAATCCCCGGCGCCCGCGACTGCTGCATCGAGATGCACTCGCTCTCCAAGACCTTCAACATGACCGGCTGGCGGATCGCCTTTGCCGCGGGAAACGCCGATGTCCTGGCCGCGCTGGCCAAGGTGAAGGGCAACATGGACTCGTCCGCGTTCGGCGCGATCCAGCAGACCGCCGCCGATGCGCTGACGAATATCGACCGGCCGGAGGTGGCCGCCATTCGCGCGCTGTATAAGGAGCGGCGCGATGCGCTGGTGCCCTGCCTGCACAAGGCGAGCTTCAAGGTCTCGCCGCCGCCGGCGACGTTTTACGTCTGGTCGCATTGCCCGCCCGGTTACGATTCGATGCGCTGCGCGGCGAAGCTGCTCGACGAGGCGGCGGTCGTGGCCATCCCCGGCGTCGGCTTTGGTCAGCAGGGCGAGGGTTATGTGCGCTTCGCGCTGACGGTCGAGCGTGAGCGGATCCTTGAGGCGGGCCGGCGACTGGCGGGGCTGACGTGGTGAAACGCGCGGCGCGCCAGCACGACGTCTATATCGGCCTCGGATCGAATCTCGGCCTGCGCGAGAAAAACATCGCCGCCGCGCTCAACGCGCTGCAGACCACCAAGGAAATTGAGGTCGTCAAGGTCT
It contains:
- a CDS encoding glycosyltransferase; the encoded protein is MTGLHVVIVPSWWPSPEQPINGIFHVDYARAFAAAGARVGIVVPDQVSPRCLGAGTSIPWIPRITRERIAGPPDIPVVRIRGLHTALGQPGIQMRRYRRWLARGLDIYAAEHGEPDILHAMCAIPAGWACTHLFHRWDTLARHVVVTENTGPFSLVLSPRKGEAYVRAGLARATAIIAVSEPLRRDMRAAGINVSIDVVPNPVEEIFVGSPPPNVLRDADKRPLYRGLFVGRLTGLKGIQELVQAAIVLSQDTAYAVEWHFAGYGELEPGARQRFAEAGLSGQAVFHGLREKKAVANLVAASHFLVLPSHGENCPLAICEALASGRPVIGTRGTGCEPLIGEGDGELCDVGNARSLADAVRRLLADYSRWDWRAIAARARARFSFQAVAERYGDIFRRVGECRIANSE
- the asnB gene encoding asparagine synthase (glutamine-hydrolyzing) → MCGITGLIFDHLDPRGAATLTAMTQRLYHRGPDSGGAVVVGLGGKPVIERRLGPPGEPVAWEYLPVQVGLGARRLAIIDPSEAGHQPMSSPDGNAWIVFNGAIYNFRELRAELMTYGMNFRGGSDTEVLLAAYRAWGTACFERLEGMWAVAAYDIPAGRVILSRDRLGIKPLYVARFDEGLSFASEIKALLEVPGVSRAIEQTMLRDFLARGLVDHTDSTLFDGIWAIPPGCTVVLEIRGSQPKAARRGMIERYWTPGAAIARESPTPDGIRESLSAAVGSHLVSDVPVGSCLSGGLDSSTIVSLVHRLAAEDASKTPHWTQNAFTAVLPGSPLDESQFAEAVIHACAGLHWRRTEPTAARLQRDMESLVRHQEQPFGSPSIYMQWEVMRLARETGVTVLLDGQGGDELFCGYEGYIPPYVAHLLAHGKFGRAWREYRGATHEGHFRSTALFGHVVAHLLPPGARDSMRKGRDRRKSDWLSGELFDVEEPTGICEGLGLKDERADPLAESRFQEHLWSILLSESLPALLRYEDRNSMAFSIEARVPLLDRRVVEMAMSIPIQEKIREGRLKAILREAVRDIVPKAIVERRDKIGFSAPTAAWLRGDLHDWWLDMLTSKSFRDRGCFAPKGVVRVIKRFESGDDAAAMPIWRMAIVEQWARQFLDKAPA
- a CDS encoding LL-diaminopimelate aminotransferase, producing the protein MAFNRASRLDQLPPYLFIEIDRKKRAAIAAGKDVIDFGVGDPDRPTPKFIIDKMATAIYEPKNHRYAFDTGVPEYKEVAAAWMQKRFGVRVDAKTEVLALIGSKEGLGHLPLAVINPGDVGLIPTPGYPVYNAATIFAGGLPHYMPLTEERGFLPNLDEIPTDVLDRAALMFLNYPNNPTGAIASPAFYEKCVALARKHDFVICSDAPYCEMYFDEADRPHSILEIPGARDCCIEMHSLSKTFNMTGWRIAFAAGNADVLAALAKVKGNMDSSAFGAIQQTAADALTNIDRPEVAAIRALYKERRDALVPCLHKASFKVSPPPATFYVWSHCPPGYDSMRCAAKLLDEAAVVAIPGVGFGQQGEGYVRFALTVERERILEAGRRLAGLTW